In Streptomyces sp. NBC_00341, the DNA window GCCACGGCGCTTGCTCAGGCTGACGATGGAGTCGATCTTGTCGGCGGCCACGGTGCTCTCTTCATTACGACGGCGACGAACGGAGAAGACCTCAGATTACCGGCGGGCACGCCCCTTCGATCAAATCGGTATCGGGACAGTCACTTCCGGAGGCATCTCATCAGCCTTGTTGACAATCGTTTCCATTTTTGTTGAAAATGACTGTCATGAACGAACGCCGCCTCATACCCACCGCCGCCGTCGCCGGAGCAGTCGTCCTCGGCCTCACCGCGCTCACCGCCTGCTCGTCATCCGATGCCGCCGACCACAAGAGCGGCGACAAGCTGAACGTGGTGGCGTCGTTCTACCCGATGCAGTTCCTGGCCGAGCGAATAGGCGGCGGCCACGTCTCCGTCTCCACCCTCACCAAGCCGGGCGTCGAGCCGCACGACCTGGAGCTCAGCCCCCGGCAGATCGGCGGCCTCAGCGACGCCGACTACATCCTCTACCTCAAGGGCATCCAGCCCGCCGTGGACGACGCGATCAAGCTCTCCGAGTCCAAGCACACGGTCGACGCCGCGAGCCTGACCACGCTGGAGGACCACGGCGCCGAGGTCGGCGGCGAGGAGCACGCCCACGAGCACGAGGGCGAGGAAGCCGGCGCCGACCCGCACATCTGGCTCGACCCGGTGAAGTACGCCGAGGTCGCCAAGGGGGTCGGGAAGTCCCTGGAGAAGACCGACCCGGACCACGCCGCGGACTACCGCAAGAACACGGACACCCTGGTCAAGGAGCTCGGCGCGCTCAACACCGGGTACGAGAAGGGGCTGGCGAACACCGCCACCAAGACCTTCATCACCACCCACTCCGCCTTCGGATACCTGGCCGAGCGCTACGGCCTCACCCAGGAGGGCATCGCCGGCATCGACCCCGAGGCCGAGCCCAGCCCCGCCCGGATCAGCGCCCTGCACTCCATCGCGGAGAAGAAGAAGGTCACCACGGTCTTCTTCGAGACGCTGGCCAGCGACAAGACGGCCAGGACCGTCGCCCGGGACACCGGCCTGAGGACCGACGTCCTGGACCCGCTGGAGGGAATCACGGACAAGTCCAAGGGCGATGACTACATCGAGGTCATGAAGTCCAACCTCGCCGCGCTGCAGAAGGCGCTCGGCGCGAAGTGAGCGACGACCCCACAGAACCGGCCGAACCGAACCCCGCAGCAGCACCGGAGGCGCTCATGCCCGAGCCCGCGAGCCCCACCCCAGAAGCCGTGATCGTCCTGCGCGACGCCACGGCCACCCTCGGGGCACGCCCCGTACTGCGCGGCGTCGACCTGACCGTGCGCCGCGGCGAGGTCGTCGCGCTGCTCGGCGCCAACGGCTCCGGCAAGTCGACCGCCGTACGCTCCGCCATCGGCCAGGTCCCGCTCACCGGCGGCGCCGTCGAGCTCTTCGGCACGCCGCTGCGGCGCTTCCGCGACTGGGCCCGGGTCGGCTACGTACCCCAGCGCACCACGGCGGCCGGCGGCGTACCGGCCACCATCCGCGAGGTCGTCTCCTCCGGGCGGCTGTCCCGCACCAAGCTGGGCCTGCCCCGCAAGGCCGACCGCGCCGCCGTCGACCGGGCCATCGAGCTCGTCGGCCTCACCGACCGCGCCACGGACTCGGTGAACGCCCTCTCCGGCGGCCAGCACCAGCGCGTCCTGATCGCCCGCGCGCTCGCCGCCGAACCCGAGCTGCTGATCATGGACGAGCCGATGGCAGGCGTCGACCTGGCCAGCCAGGAGATCCTCGCCGCGACCCTGCGCGACCAGGTCGCGGCCGGCACCACCGTGCTGCTCGTCCTGCACGAGCTGGGCCCGCTGGAGCCGCTGATCGACCGCGCGGTCGT includes these proteins:
- a CDS encoding metal ABC transporter substrate-binding protein → MNERRLIPTAAVAGAVVLGLTALTACSSSDAADHKSGDKLNVVASFYPMQFLAERIGGGHVSVSTLTKPGVEPHDLELSPRQIGGLSDADYILYLKGIQPAVDDAIKLSESKHTVDAASLTTLEDHGAEVGGEEHAHEHEGEEAGADPHIWLDPVKYAEVAKGVGKSLEKTDPDHAADYRKNTDTLVKELGALNTGYEKGLANTATKTFITTHSAFGYLAERYGLTQEGIAGIDPEAEPSPARISALHSIAEKKKVTTVFFETLASDKTARTVARDTGLRTDVLDPLEGITDKSKGDDYIEVMKSNLAALQKALGAK
- a CDS encoding metal ABC transporter ATP-binding protein; amino-acid sequence: MPEPASPTPEAVIVLRDATATLGARPVLRGVDLTVRRGEVVALLGANGSGKSTAVRSAIGQVPLTGGAVELFGTPLRRFRDWARVGYVPQRTTAAGGVPATIREVVSSGRLSRTKLGLPRKADRAAVDRAIELVGLTDRATDSVNALSGGQHQRVLIARALAAEPELLIMDEPMAGVDLASQEILAATLRDQVAAGTTVLLVLHELGPLEPLIDRAVVLRDGCVMHDGPPPKALGQHALPGHDHVHPHAASEPVRTGLLS